Within the Saccharomonospora amisosensis genome, the region CAGCGGGTCTTCGCGGCCACCGGGGGCCTGCACGCGGCCGGGCTGTTCACGTCGGACGGCTCCTTGCTGACCGTGCGGGAGGACGTCGGCAGGCACAACGCCGTGGACAAGGTGCTGGGGTGGGCGCTGCTGGAGCGCGGGGTCCCGCTGGCGGACTGCGGGCTGCTGGTCTCCGGCCGCGCCTCCTTCGAACTGGTGCAAAAGGCAGCCATGGCGGGTATTCCGATGCTCGCGGCGGTCTCCGCACCGTCGTCGCTTGCTGTCGAACTCGCGGAGGAGAACGGGATGACGCTCGTCGGGTTCCTACGAGGACAGAGCATGAACCTTTACACGGGCGAAAAGCGGATCATGGAAGGCTAGTGCCGTCCTGGTTCGACAACGAGCTTGCGGGGTGGTGCGTGTCCGCCGCGGACACCGACGAGCCGAAGCGGTACCGGATCGGCAGACGTGGTCTGCTGCTGGGAGCACTGGGCGGGATCGCGGCGGGCGCGGCGTCCTTCAACGCGGGTTCCCAATCACTGGACTGGGCGTTACGACGTTCGATCACCCTGTCCTCCCCGCTGTCGGGGACCGGTTTCACCCGGCTGGAACGGGTTTACTCGCGTGCTCGCGGCCGCTGGGTCGAGCTGGCGCTGACACTGCCGACCCGGAACCCACCGGCAGGAATGCCGATCTCTCTGCTGCTGCACGGCCGCCACGGGTCGGCACGCACGGCGGCGCCGGAGGGGCTGGCCCAGTGCCTGGCCGGCGCGGTGGCACGCGGAAGGGTGCCTCCGTTCGGCTTCCTCGCCGTCGACGGCGGTGACAGCTACTGGCACGAGCACAGACCGGGCGACGACCCCATGGGCATGCTGCTGCTAGAGGTGCCGAACTGGCTGAAGGAACTGCGCCTTTCCGGGGAGGGTGGAATCCCGTTCGCGTGCGCGGGCATTTCGATGGGCGGCTTCGGCTCGCTGCTCTATGCCAGGCACCGTGCGCAGCGGCGCAGCCGGCTAAGGGCGGTCGGTGCCATCTCGCCCGCCCTGCTGACCAGTTGGCAGCAGATGCGCAAGCGCCGCGCCTTCAACGGGCCCCTCGATTGGGCATCGATGGACCCGCTGCGGCACATCCAGGACATTGGCGACGTGCCGATAGGCGTGTGGTGTGGCACGCAGGACCCGTTCATCTCAGGGACACGCCGGTTCATCAGCGCGACCAATCCCGAAGTGGCGTTCATAGCCGAGGGCAAACACAACGGGGAATTCTTCAGCCGGGTCGCACCCGGGCTGGTCGCCTTCCTCGGCAGGCACGCCCCTAAGCCCGTTCGCCAGGGGTCCTGAGCGCGATCAGAGGCGCAGGTAGACGCGGGTGGTGGTGCCCTCGGGTGTCGAATGGGTGCGAACCAGGTCGACGACCTGGTGGACGAGCAGCAGGCCTCGGCCGCCTGCCCGGTGCGGGCTCACGGGCCGCCGCCCGGCAAGGGGATCTTTCAGGTGCCCGCGGTCGTGGACCTGCGCGACGACATGATCTTGCTCGCGCCACACCCACAGCGTGCCCGTGCCGCCACCGTGCTGGACGCTGTTGGCACACAACTCCGCGACGGCAAGTGCGAGGTCGTCCAGCCGGTCCTCACTGAGGCCGAACGCGGCACCACGGGCGACCGCGAAGTGCCGGGCCTTGGTGAGGCTGCCGAGGTCGAACGGCAGCTCCTCGGCGTCGCTCGGGGCTGTCAGCGGCAGGTTGTATCGCGATAAGGCACCATCGGGCGCGTATGCCTTGCTGGCTCGCGTACCTGACTCGTCCGCGATTATCGGGTGGGTTGCGTGCGCGTCTGCAATTGCCTGTGCGGACAGCCGCGAGGCGTCGTAGGGACAGAGAATGTTCGCCGCCGACCCGGCGAAGGCGGCGTTGAGCAACGCTTCGTGCTGGACGCAGGCCGCGTACTCCTCGTTCGAGCGTTCCGGCCAGATCGGCTCGCCTACGATTCGGACATTGCTGTGGTGAGCGTCGGCGAAGTCGTGCAGAACTGAGGGGATGAGGCGACCGGCGTTGCGGCCGACGTCCGTCATGTCCAGCAGGCGGACCTGCCGCGCCGCCGAACCCAGCGCGGCCTCGATGCGATCCAGGTTCGGCCCAGGCACCACGACGGCGACCGGCACCCCTGCGTCCAGCCCGTCCAGCACGAACGAAACGGTACTCGCGAGATAACCAGGGCCATCGTGATAAAGCAGCGCTTGATGCGAGAATCCACCCGCACCCAGCTCGCCTATCGCTGTCACTACAACCGTGTCCCAATTCGGTCGACGCTCTTTAACCCAAACGGGCTATCCACAGAACCCGGCAGGCAAACCTTCACTGGAGAATACGGCCCACAAGCGCCACAAGCCATATACAGACGGCGACGCTCAAGAGCAGCAGCATCACCCACCAGAGGAGACTCCGATCGCTCGAAGCGTTGCGGGCTCGCCACGCGGAGTAAGCAGCGACGGCCAGTGGCAGCAACGGCACCAACGGCAGGGCAGACATTCTGGTGATCGTCGCCAGCAAGCAGACGGCACCCAGCACCCCAAGCACCACGATGATGCCAAGGTGAGTACGCGGATGCCGCAACCGCCCTACCGCGACCATGTCCCGCCACAGCTCCGCGACCTCTGCACGCTCACTGTCGCGAGACTCCGGCGTCGGCATCATGGTTGCTCAGCGAGCCATGCGCACCGGCTCAGGCCGACTTCTCGCCGCGCTCTCGCTGCCGCCGTGACGGCTGACGCGACACGATCGTCGGGTTGACGTTCTCCCGGACGGTCTGCTCCGTGATGACGACCTTGGCCACGTCGTCGCGGCTCGGGATGTCGTACATCACCGGCTGCAGCACCTCCTCCATGATCGCGCGCAGCCCCCTGGCACCGGTGCCGCGCAGCAGGGCCTGGTCGGCGATAGCCTCGAGCGCGGTCTTGGTGAACTCGAGCTCGACGTTGTCCATCTCGAACAGGCGCTTGTACTGCTTGGTCAAGGCATTGCGCGGCTGGGTGAGGATCTGCACCAGCGAAGGCTTGTCCAGGTTCGTCACGCTGGCGACGACCGGCAACCTGCCGATGAACTCGGGGATCAGCCCGAACTTGATCAAATCTTCGGGCATGGTCTCGCTGAAGACGTCGC harbors:
- a CDS encoding alpha/beta hydrolase, which translates into the protein MPSWFDNELAGWCVSAADTDEPKRYRIGRRGLLLGALGGIAAGAASFNAGSQSLDWALRRSITLSSPLSGTGFTRLERVYSRARGRWVELALTLPTRNPPAGMPISLLLHGRHGSARTAAPEGLAQCLAGAVARGRVPPFGFLAVDGGDSYWHEHRPGDDPMGMLLLEVPNWLKELRLSGEGGIPFACAGISMGGFGSLLYARHRAQRRSRLRAVGAISPALLTSWQQMRKRRAFNGPLDWASMDPLRHIQDIGDVPIGVWCGTQDPFISGTRRFISATNPEVAFIAEGKHNGEFFSRVAPGLVAFLGRHAPKPVRQGS
- a CDS encoding sensor histidine kinase, translated to MTAIGELGAGGFSHQALLYHDGPGYLASTVSFVLDGLDAGVPVAVVVPGPNLDRIEAALGSAARQVRLLDMTDVGRNAGRLIPSVLHDFADAHHSNVRIVGEPIWPERSNEEYAACVQHEALLNAAFAGSAANILCPYDASRLSAQAIADAHATHPIIADESGTRASKAYAPDGALSRYNLPLTAPSDAEELPFDLGSLTKARHFAVARGAAFGLSEDRLDDLALAVAELCANSVQHGGGTGTLWVWREQDHVVAQVHDRGHLKDPLAGRRPVSPHRAGGRGLLLVHQVVDLVRTHSTPEGTTTRVYLRL